GCTGGCCTTGAAATTGAAGGCAAAGAGCTTCTTGGCCGAAGCGAGCAGGCAATTGCCATAGCCCAAGACAACGATGAATTACTGGAGAAAGTCAACGAAGCATTGGAAACTCTAAGAGAAAATGGAACGTTGAAAGAAATCAGTGAAAAATATTTCGGTGAAGACATCACAGCTAAACCGGAGTAATAAGTTGTCATCTGGAGCGAATGTGCGGTGTAACTGCACATTCGTTTCTGCTTAAGAACGAAGAATGATAGTAATGAATAATAGAGCCAACAGGGAGTTGAATGAATTTGCCAAGTCTATCGCATGTTATAGAAGTCTTTTTTGACACGTATGATATTTTCCTCAAAGGCATGCTACTCACATTGCAAGTCACAGCAGTATCGATTTTGATTGCTATTTTCATAGGATTGTTTTTTGCTTTCCTCAAAATATCAGGTATTAAAGTTCTGGAATGGATTGCAAATGCCTATATCTATTTAGTCAGAGGAACCCCATTGATCGTTCAGATCTTTATCTTCTACTTTGGAATGACAAATTTAAATATCTCTGCTTTTTGGTCTGTTGCACTAGGACTGGCATTCCATAACGGTGCCTATATTGCGGAAATTTTCAGGGGAACGATTCAGTCTATTGATAAGGGACAAATGGAAGCTGGCCGTTCACTGGGAATGAGCAGGGTTTTGACTATGAGGAGAATTATCCTTCCACAGGCATTCCGTCGCGCTCTGCCTCCACTCGGCAATCAGTTTATCATCGGCCTCAAGGATTCATCATTAGCAGCTTTTATCGGAATGTACGAGTTATTTAACGTAGCGACAACAAAAGGTGCGAACGATTTCGATAATATGACGTACTTGCTCATTGTTGCTGTGTACTATTTATTCCTTGTTTACTTGATATCTGCTTTGGTTGGACTGCTTGAGAAGAAACTTTCGGTAAGTGATTAAGGAGGAATTGTTTTGGACGGAAGAGATATGATCAATGTTAAGAAACTGAATAAATCTTTTGGTGACCTTCATGTATTGAAGGACGTCGATATAACAGTAAAAGAAAGCGACGTGGTCTGTTTGATTGGAGCCAGTGGCTCTGGTAAAAGCACCCTGCTTCGCTGCTTGAACTTCCTGGAAATCAAGGATGATGGACAGATCATCATTGAAGGGGAAGAAATAAATGCAGGTTCTCATGATTTGAATGAAGTGCGCCAGAAAATAGGCATGGTTTTTCAGCACTTTAACCTGTTCCCACATAAAAATGTGATTGAAAATATTATCGAGGCACCTATTCATGTAAAAGGGATCAGCAAATCCCAGGCCATTAAGGAAGCAAGGGAACTGCTGGGGAAGGTTGGCCTGGCGGATAAAGAAAAAGTCTATCCATCCAAGCTTTCCGGCGGACAGAAACAGCGTGTAGCGATTGCTAGGGCGCTGGCGATGAAACCTGATATCATGCTGTTTGATGAACCGACATCAGCACTGGATCCTGAGCTGGTAGGAGAAGTTTTGGCAACCATGAAGGAACTGGCAGAAGAAGGGATGACAATGGTAGTTGTCACACATGAAATGGGCTTCGCTCGTGAGGTGGCGGATTGGGTTGTCTATATGCATGGAGGACGGATCGTAGAAGTAGGTCATCCTGAAGAAATATTTGAAAACCCAGTCGAAGAACGTACACGCGAGTTTTTAAGCAAAACATTTTAAAGGATGGACGCTTAGTTTCTCTAAGCGTTCATTTTCTCTTTGGTTAAGTAGAATGATCAATCCCGCTTCTTTATCAGGTTAAACTCGAATGGCATAAAAGGTATGTGAAAAATAAAGTTTCGCAGTGGATAATAAAGGGAAATTGATTGCAGAATAATTACATGGCATCACGCTATTTACGGTTGCTTTGTACGAAGTTATACAAACTGAAAATTACATATTCATGGAGGCTGACATGCTCAAAAATATATTATCAAACTTTGTTTTTTCTGTGTCAGCTGCGGTGATTCTGCTGTTCGTCGTAGTTGGGGCGATTGTGCCAAAGAAGTTTGGCGCCATCGCTGGAGAGCTTTTTGGTTTTACAACTGTCAATTTTGGCTGGTTCTACTTGCTTGCTGTATTTATCATTGTGTTGTTCTTAATAGGACTGGCTGTAAGTAAATATGGCTCCATCAGGCTTGGCGGTGAAGGAGAGCGCCCCGAGTTTTCTTTCTTTACTTGGATTGGCATGCTTTTCTCAGCCGGTTTTGGAGCCGGACTCGTTTTCTGGGGAATTGCTGAACCAATGAGCCACTTTTTCAACACCCCATTTGCCAATATTGAAGGAGAATCAAGGAATGCAGCCAGAGTCGCAATGGGCTATTCATTCTTTCATTGGGGAGTCAGCCAATGGTCGGTTTTTGCCATTGTGGGGCTGGTAATCGGATTTCTACAATTCCGAAAGCAAAGAAATGGATTGGTGTCTACAGCTCTTGAGCCGATTACCGGCACAAAACCGGCTGTGAAAAATACAATAGATACACTTGCTGTCGTCGCAACTGTAATGGGGATCGCAACTTCTGTCGGCCTAGGTGTCCTGCAAATGAATGGCGGCCTTAACGCTGTGTTCGGCACTGGAAACTCTATCGGCATACAAATGATCATTATTTTGGTCATTTTCATTGCCTACATGATTTCGTCATCAACCGGTCTAGATAAAGGAATTGCAATGCTCAGTAATTTGAATCTCGGGATAGCGATTGTGCTTTTGTTATTCGTTTTGATAGCTGGTCCTACCGTTTTTATCATGGAAAGCTTTACACTGGCAATTGGTGACTATTTCGCGAATTTCATCCAATATAGCCTGAGGCTGCAGCCCTACCAGGAAGGAACCTGGACAAGGGATTGGACGATCTTTTATTGGGCCTGGGCGATTGCCTGGTCTCCATTTGTAGGAGCCTTCGTTGCCCGTGTTTCCAAGGGAAGGACAATAAGGGAGTATATCTTTGGAGTCATGGTGATTCCGCCTGTGATTGCCTGCCTGTGGATTGCGGCTTTCGGTGGAACAGCTTTATGGAATGACCTGAATTATGATACAGGGATTGCGGCAGCAGTAAACGAAGATTTAACATCTGCTTTATTCAAGACTTTCGAAGTTCTGCCAATGACGTCAGTTTTATCGATATTATCGATCATTTTGATTTTCACCTTCCTGGTCACATCAGCGGATTCAGCTACCTACATCCTTGCAAGTATGACGACATCAGGGAGTTTGAATCCTCCTAGATTCGCAAAAATCGTCTGGGGATCTTTAATGGCAGCTATATCAGCCGTGCTGCTATACGCTGGCGGGCTCGAAGCATTGCAGACTGCTTCATTGATTGCTGCACTTCCATTTACTGTCTTGCTTCTGCTGCTGATGTTCGCGATTCTTAAACTGCTGAAAAAAGAACCACTGCCGATCAGGCCTGCAGATTTAAGACGATTCCGGAGGTTAGAGAAAGCAGCTAGTAAAGAGCCAGAAAAAAATAAAAAATGACCTAGTATAGGCCAACCCTTAATACAGACTGTAGACAGACTCAGGTGGGAACCGGGAATGTCTACAGTCTGTTTTTATTTTGACACCAATGAGCCGTAAAGGTACAAATGATGAACAAAGTTCACAAGAACAAATCGCAAAACAATCTGCCGCTTTGTGGCTGCATCCTGAGCAAGGCGAATTTTTAAAAGGGCTTCATACAAAATCACTTAAATAAGTTTACCTTAAGCCGATATAATTACCATGTAACCAGCATGAAAATACAGCTAAGGGATGTTTGCCAAGCATGTTTATCACTCATAAACCTGAAGATATTGTTATTTTACAAGGAGAATATTCTCTGTCGATTGTATTGCTTTCGATAGTCATCGCATTTCTCGCTTCTTATACTGCGCTTTCATTGAATGAGAGGATCAGGAAGAATGGTTTCTTCAGCAGGAATTTTTGGCTGGTCCTGGCATCCATTGCAATGGGAATGGGAATTTGGGCGATGCATTTCATCGGAATGAGTGCTTTTAGGCTTCCGGTGTCTATGGAATATAATCTTTCAGCGACTATATTATCTATTTTTCCGGCGGTAATGGCCTCGTACCTGGCGTTTTATATTTCAAATCGGACCAATTTAACTCGCTGGCCTAAAATACTGGCCGGTTTCATTATGGGAATCGGTATTGCTTCGATGCATTATATCGGGATGTCAGCGATGGAAATGGAAATTGATT
The window above is part of the Mesobacillus jeotgali genome. Proteins encoded here:
- a CDS encoding amino acid ABC transporter permease; this encodes MNLPSLSHVIEVFFDTYDIFLKGMLLTLQVTAVSILIAIFIGLFFAFLKISGIKVLEWIANAYIYLVRGTPLIVQIFIFYFGMTNLNISAFWSVALGLAFHNGAYIAEIFRGTIQSIDKGQMEAGRSLGMSRVLTMRRIILPQAFRRALPPLGNQFIIGLKDSSLAAFIGMYELFNVATTKGANDFDNMTYLLIVAVYYLFLVYLISALVGLLEKKLSVSD
- a CDS encoding amino acid ABC transporter ATP-binding protein; this encodes MINVKKLNKSFGDLHVLKDVDITVKESDVVCLIGASGSGKSTLLRCLNFLEIKDDGQIIIEGEEINAGSHDLNEVRQKIGMVFQHFNLFPHKNVIENIIEAPIHVKGISKSQAIKEARELLGKVGLADKEKVYPSKLSGGQKQRVAIARALAMKPDIMLFDEPTSALDPELVGEVLATMKELAEEGMTMVVVTHEMGFAREVADWVVYMHGGRIVEVGHPEEIFENPVEERTREFLSKTF
- a CDS encoding BCCT family transporter — translated: MLKNILSNFVFSVSAAVILLFVVVGAIVPKKFGAIAGELFGFTTVNFGWFYLLAVFIIVLFLIGLAVSKYGSIRLGGEGERPEFSFFTWIGMLFSAGFGAGLVFWGIAEPMSHFFNTPFANIEGESRNAARVAMGYSFFHWGVSQWSVFAIVGLVIGFLQFRKQRNGLVSTALEPITGTKPAVKNTIDTLAVVATVMGIATSVGLGVLQMNGGLNAVFGTGNSIGIQMIIILVIFIAYMISSSTGLDKGIAMLSNLNLGIAIVLLLFVLIAGPTVFIMESFTLAIGDYFANFIQYSLRLQPYQEGTWTRDWTIFYWAWAIAWSPFVGAFVARVSKGRTIREYIFGVMVIPPVIACLWIAAFGGTALWNDLNYDTGIAAAVNEDLTSALFKTFEVLPMTSVLSILSIILIFTFLVTSADSATYILASMTTSGSLNPPRFAKIVWGSLMAAISAVLLYAGGLEALQTASLIAALPFTVLLLLLMFAILKLLKKEPLPIRPADLRRFRRLEKAASKEPEKNKK